A single genomic interval of Malania oleifera isolate guangnan ecotype guangnan chromosome 13, ASM2987363v1, whole genome shotgun sequence harbors:
- the LOC131146558 gene encoding LRR receptor-like serine/threonine-protein kinase RGI3, with translation MPVKLWTLSSFLTLSFFLLIPFLFTASSLNQQGQTLLLWKKSLDGSPEALSSWDSSSETPCGWLGITCNSNGEVVELSLRYVDLLGNVPSNFSPLMSLNKLILLGTNLTGSIPKELGLLRKLTHLDLSDNALSGVIPSEICSLIMLQELHLNSNQLEGSIPVEIGNLTDLKSLVLYDNQLSGRIPNRIGKLNKLEGFRAGGNKNLEGPLPPEIGNCTNLVMLGLAETSLSGFLPPSLGLLKKLQTLAIYTALLSGPIPAQLGDCTNLQNIYLYENSLTGSIPNRLGNLPNLQNLLLWQNNIVGTIPPELGNCNQLLVIDASMNSLTGGIPETLGNLTALQELQLSANLISGQIPTQIGNCEEITHIELDNNQITGTIPSELGRLRNLTLLFLWANKLEGSIPSSISACRNLEAMDLSQNSLTGSIPGGIFELQSLNKLLLLSNNLSGEIPPEIGNCSSLIRFRASNNKLAGAIPPQIGNLSNLNFLDLGSNRLTGFIPTEISGCRNLTFLDLHSNSIAGNMPESFKQLVSLQLLDISDNLIEGTLSPSLGSLSSLTKLVLGKNRFSGTIPSQLGSCTKLQLLDLGGNELSGNIADSVGQIPSLEIALNLSWNRLSGQIPAEFAGLDKLGVLDLSHNHLSGDLRYLAGLQNLVVLNVSDNNFSGNVPDTPFFAKLPVIFLAGNPSLCLSGNQCAGYGGAPSRRSASTRAVMAVLLCAACALLLAALYIIIGSKWQRRDFGGSLDCNGDNDVEMGPPWEVTLYQKFDLSIADVARCLTAANVVGRGRSGVVYRWTTPSGFTVAVKRFRASEKISAAAFSSEIATLARIRHRNIVRLLGWGANRKTKLLFYDYLPNGTLGSMLHEGRAGLVEWDTRFRIALGVAEGLSYLHHGCAPPIVHRDVKAHNILLGERYEACLADFGLARLVEEDGGSFSATPQFAGSYGYIAPEYGCMLKITEKSDVYSYGVVLLEIITGKKPVDPSFPEDGQHVIQWVRDHLKSRRDPVEMLDPTLQGHPDTHIQEMLQAVGISLLCTSTRPHDRPTMKDVVALLKEIRHESPPAGSEGHKPTSEKSNRSIQYSTSTSSLSPAQLFMFQGSSHCSSHLVYSSSSANYSPVRNQ, from the exons ATGCCTGTGAAGCTATGGACACTCTCTTCCTTTCTaaccctctctttctttctcttaattCCCTTTCTCTTCACGGCTTCCTCTCTCAACCAACAAGGCCAAACACTTCTTCTATGGAAGAAAAGCTTGGACGGTTCGCCCGAAGCCTTGAGCAGCTGGGACTCCAGCAGTGAAACTCCATGTGGATGGCTTGGAATCACCTGCAACTCCAATGGGGAAGTGGTGGAATTGAGCTTGAGGTATGTAGACTTGCTTGGGAATGTTCCATCTAATTTCAGCCCATTGATGTCCTTAAACAAGCTCATCCTGTTGGGGACGAACCTCACGGGTTCGATCCCGAAAGAGCTGGGGCTGCTTCGCAAGCTCACCCACTTAGACTTGAGTGACAATGCCTTGAGTGGTGTAATACCAAGTGAGATTTGCAGCTTGATTATGCTCCAAGAGCTCCATCTCAATTCAAACCAGCTCGAGGGATCGATTCCCGTGGAAATTGGGAACCTCACGGACCTGAAATCACTGGTATTATATGACAATCAGCTCAGCGGTAGAATACCCAATAGAATAGGGAAATTGAACAAGCTTGAGGGTTTTAGAGCAGGAGGAAACAAGAACCTTGAAGGTCCTCTGCCTCCAGAGATTGGCAACTGCACCAATTTAGTCATGTTAGGCCTTGCAGAGACAAGCCTCTCAGGGTTTCTCCCTCCGAGCCTTGGCCTCCTCAAGAAACTCCAAACACTTGCAATCTACACCGCCCTTCTTTCCGGTCCAATCCCTGCGCAGCTCGGCGACTGCACCAACCTTCAAAATATCTACTTGTATGAGAATTCGCTAACTGGGTCGATTCCGAATCGGCTGGGAAACCTCCCCAATCTCCAAAACCTTCTTCTGTGGCAGAACAACATAGTGGGCACAATCCCGCCGGAGCTCGGAAACTGCAACCAATTATTGGTGATCGACGCATCTATGAATTCGCTCACAGGCGGCATTCCAGAGACTCTTGGAAATTTGACCGCCTTGCAGGAACTTCAATTGAGCGCGAATCTGATTTCGGGTCAAATCCCGACCCAGATTGGGAATTGTGAGGAAATCACGCATATCGAACTCGATAACAATCAAATCACCGGGACGATACCGTCCGAACTGGGTCGACTGAGGAATCTGACACTGTTGTTCTTGTGGGCAAATAAGCTGGAGGGGAGTATTCCGTCGTCTATATCGGCCTGCCGGAATCTGGAAGCCATGGATTTGTCTCAGAACAGCTTGACGGGGTCTATTCCTGGTGGCATCTTTGAGCTCCAGAGCCTCAACAAGCTACTGCTCCTGTCCAACAATCTGTCCGGCGAGATACCGCCGGAGATTGGAAATTGCTCTTCCTTGATTCGATTCAGAGCGAGCAACAACAAGCTCGCCGGAGCGATTCCGCCTCAGATTGGAAACTTGAGCAACTTGAATTTCTTGGATCTCGGGTCGAACCGCCTCACCGGCTTCATACCGACGGAGATCTCCGGTTGCCGGAATTTGACATTTCTCGACCTGCATTCCAACTCAATTGCCGGAAACATGCCGGAGAGTTTCAAACAGCTTGTTTCCCTCCAACTACTCGACATCTCTGACAACCTCATCGAAGGGACATTAAGCCCAAGTCTCGGCTCATTGAGTTCGCTCACCAAACTCGTCCTCGGCAAGAACAGATTCTCCGGTACAATTCCGAGTCAACTGGGTTCGTGTACGAAGCTTCAGCTGTTGGACCTGGGCGGTAACGAACTCTCCGGGAACATCGCGGACAGCGTGGGTCAGATTCCGTCGCTCGAGATTGCTCTAAATCTGAGCTGGAACAGACTTTCGGGCCAGATTCCGGCCGAGTTCGCTGGTTTGGATAAGCTCGGAGTGCTTGACCTATCCCACAATCATCTCTCCGGCGACCTCCGTTATCTCGCGGGCCTCCAAAATCTCGTAGTCCTCAACGTCTCGGACAACAATTTCTCGGGGAACGTGCCGGACACGCCCTTCTTCGCGAAGCTCCCTGTCATCTTCCTCGCCGGGAACCCTTCCCTTTGTCTCTCCGGCAACCAGTGCGCTGGCTACGGCGGCGCCCCATCGCGACGCTCGGCGAGCACGAGGGCCGTGATGGCAGTGCTACTCTGCGCCGCGTGCGCACTGCTCCTCGCGGCCCTATATATCATAATAGGATCCAAGTGGCAGCGTCGTGATTTTGGTGGGTCCCTTGATTGTAACGGCGACAATGACGTGGAAATGGGACCACCTTGGGAAGTCACGTTGTACCAAAAATTTGACCTGTCAATTGCTGACGTGGCGCGATGCCTGACAGCCGCCAACGTGGTGGGGAGGGGCCGATCCGGCGTCGTTTACCGATGGACAACTCCGTCGGGGTTTACGGTAGCGGTGAAGAGATTCCGGGCCTCGGAGAAGATCTCGGCAGCGGCGTTCTCGTCGGAAATTGCCACGCTGGCGCGAATCCGGCACCGAAACATCGTTCGGCTGTTGGGTTGGGGAGCGAATCGGAAGACCAAACTGCTGTTCTATGATTATTTGCCGAACGGGACTTTGGGGTCGATGCTGCACGAGGGGCGCGCAGGATTAGTGGAGTGGGACACGCGGTTCAGGATAGCGCTGGGCGTCGCGGAGGGGCTGTCGTATTTGCACCACGGCTGCGCGCCACCGATAGTCCACCGGGACGTGAAGGCGCACAACATTCTGCTAGGGGAGCGGTACGAAGCGTGCTTGGCTGACTTTGGGCTAGCGAGGCTGGTGGAGGAAGACGGCGGCTCGTTCTCGGCGACCCCCCAGTTCGCTGGGTCTTATGGCTACATTGCGCcgg AATACGGCTGCATGTTGAAAATTACAGAGAAGAGTGATGTGTACAGCTATGGAGTAGTCCTACTGGAAATCATAACCGGGAAGAAACCTGTGGATCCATCTTTCCCAGAAGATGGGCAACACGTGATCCAATGGGTTCGAGACCACTTAAAGAGCAGGAGAGATCCGGTGGAGATGCTTGACCCGACCCTCCAAGGCCACCCGGATACCCACATCCAAGAAATGCTCCAAGCAGTGGGGATCTCCCTCCTTTGCACCAGCACCCGCCCCCATGACCGCCCCACCATGAAGGACGTGGTTGCCTTGTTGAAGGAAATCCGCCATGAATCGCCTCCCGCAGGGAGTGAGGGCCACAAACCCACCTCCGAAAAATCCAACAGGTCAATCCAGTACTCCACCTCCACCTCGTCGCTCTCACCGGCTCAACTCTTCATGTTCCAAGGATCTTCTCATTGCTCATCGCACTTGGTTTACTCCTCCTCCTCTGCTAATTATTCCCCAGTTCGGAATCAATAA